One Anopheles marshallii chromosome 3, idAnoMarsDA_429_01, whole genome shotgun sequence genomic region harbors:
- the LOC128715180 gene encoding uncharacterized protein LOC128715180, which translates to MANQKACEWKINLQTAIIPLYLISKVCCLNAFTYLPLKKCIACGTVRKSVCNISNTSRLDATRPNDKTLSFSFVGLLHAMGCSLAYVCYHILSSLSQSSKLTDSNLVRVAIDLKNQYIGCILVLSLVTVSLFRQPAFSQLIRVLLQVDQRIPAMVQAAAQSGVRPTAVNNAVWLRNVLLMLVLGVGVKAVLEISNCLMYIRDSGSPFSSNCLLLCIIPQTLCVISELQFVAYALLIRDRLQLLNRWLLQLQPHLARGSESAYGSVRHLAHIHGQLLSAIGLLNRCFGVQNTILLLFQFITLVELGYNTCMMSVRYAEANVQQGDTTEDFLETVYWIVWFVVEIFALCYFSHATVEEAQATVHLLRPPSTYRTNQRSHFRLISQEQTVFLNLKTSVSCGGLFTVDLTLFHAIIGATTTYLIILIQFDQSFNGD; encoded by the exons ATGGCCAATCAAAAGGCATGCGAATGGAAAATCAATCTGCAAACCGCCATTATACCGCTGTATCTCATCTCGAAAGTGTGCTGCCTAAATGCTTTCACCTATTTACCGCTCAAAAAGTGCATCGCCTGTGGTACCGTGCGTAAGAGCGTCTGCAATATCAGCAACACGTCTCGGCTGGACGCCACCCGACCGAACGATAAAACGTTATCATTCTCCTTCGTTGGTCTGCTGCATGCAATGGGATGCAGTCTGGCATACGTTTGCTATCACATCCTATCATCGCTGAGCCAGTCCAGCAAGCTGACGGATTCGAACTTGGTGCGTGTGGCGATCGATTTGAAGAATCAGTACATTGGATGCATCTTGGTGCTGAGCCTCGTCACCGTGTCCCTGTTCCGCCAGCCAGCGTTTAGTCAATTGATACGAGTGCTGCTGCAGGTCGACCAGCGCATACCGGCGATGGTGCAGGCGGCCGCACAATCCGGCGTCAGGCCAACTGCGGTGAACAATGCTGTCTGGTTGAG GAATGTACTGCTGATGCTCGTGCTTGGTGTCGGTGTGAAGGCAGTGCTGGAGATCAGCAACTGTCTCATGTACATACGCGACAGTGGCTCACCATTTTCGTCCAACTGCTTGCTGCTTTGCATCATACCACAAACGCTGTGCGTTATCAGCGAGCTGCAGTTTGTTGCTTACGCGCTGCTAATCAGAGACCGCTTGCAACTGCTCAACCGCtggctgctgcagctgcagccACATCTGGCACGGGGCAGTGAGTCAGCCTACGGATCCGTACGGCATCTCGCCCACATCCACGGGCAACTGTTGAGCGCTATCGGGTTGCTAAACCGATGTTTCGGTGTGcaaaatacaattttactGCTCTTCCAGTTTATCACGCTTGTTGAGCTGGGCTACAATACCTGCATGATGTCGGTACG CTATGCGGAAGCAAACGTACAGCAGGGCGATACCACGGAGGACTTTCTCGAAACGGTATACTGGATCGTTTGGTTTGTGGTGGAAATATTTGCACTCTGCTACTTCAGCCACGCCACTGTGGAAGAG GCACAAGCGACAGTTCACCTGCTACGACCACCCAGCACTTATCGGACGAACCAAAGAAGTCACTTCCGGCTG ATCTCCCAAGAACAGACAGTGTTTCTTAACCTCAAAACGTCCGTCTCCTGCGGAGGACTTTTCACCGTCGATCTGACACTGTTCCATGCG ATTATTGGTGCCACAACAACCTACCTAATCATACTGATTCAGTTCGATCAATCGTTTAACGGTGATTAA
- the LOC128712343 gene encoding protein artichoke-like translates to MDYYARKATFYNIIIESLTVPRFQCKLYYGLLDVSFVNSTVEELPKQLFDSFNGIQIANLTRSGIKYVNRYSLERAQSLQVLDVSWNALSELTANCFSGATALTKLVLSYNNISSIDNMAFISLINLRILLLTGNKLRSLDSNVFNSLVALETVYLDSNKLEVIERDLFAKNVKLQNILLQNNSISVAEHGAFNQPSNLSILSLSNNNLTKLNLSAVEVKKVYLANNKLEEIYLSPSMELVSAGNNRIASILMDNSSSMNLTTLDLDNNSITSFESIAHLPSLVNLFLSNNRIGPLNLTSFAKFTKLEQLGLERTFISNLQHGTFAQQESLKWLDLSYNNLDRFDFDILTSSTALETIFLDGNRLKSVNFQYLKKTFPSLVKIGLSDNNWNCTYLIELVRYCTAHSIALFQSQSSVQNQTNVKGIYCYDDKNPLANWNVTMQQMQLLHPHLNSSTEDGALQSLLQSVLEDVRRFSDSNADVANQTTKLDGAVYDLTRNQFALQKDLNSLRQSLFEIRLALMSNRTNGSAGVDNNELRRMIETANNLTLDKQELSAKTLEFKIYEQTFKVDKALELAKENSDKIALVAKGKGPCNYNVADFSGVSLQAQNQQQQQQLLQQSAAHVSGGSGEHGLIITIVVMLCLLMGVIVFGFFKFNRRLFNVERNRYANRDSSLATIIHENI, encoded by the exons atgg ATTATTATGCCCGAAAGGCAACATTTTATAACATCATTATTGAAAGCTTAACAGTTCCACGGTTTCAATGTAAGTTGTACTATGGATTATTAGATGTATCGTTTGTAAACTCCACTGTGGAAGAGTTGCCTAAGCAGTTGTTCGACTCATTTAATGGTATACAGATTGCAAATCTCACTCGCAGCGGTATCAAATATGTGAATCGTTACAGTCTCGAAAGGGCCCAATCGCTGCAAGTGCTAGATGTATCGTGGAATGCATTGAGCGAGCTGACCGCGAATTGTTTTTCCGGAGCAACTGCTCTAACCAAACTCGTTTTATCATACAATAATATAAGCTCTATTGATAATATGGCCTTCATTTCGCTGATAAATTTAAGGATTCTTCTGTTGACTGGAAATAAACTTCGCTCATTGGACAGTAATGTTTTCAACTCGCTAGTAGCGTTAGAAACCGTTTATCTAGACTCCAATAAGCTTGAAGTGATAGAACGCGATCTCTTCgccaaaaatgttaaactgCAAAACATTCTTCTGCAAAACAATAGCATCAGCGTGGCCGAGCATGGGGCATTCAATCAACCGTCCAATCTGAGTATTCTTTCATTAAGCAACAATAACCTGACAAAACTCAATCTGAGCGCAGTAGAAGTGAAGAAAGTGTACCTGGCAAACAACAAGCTCGAggaaatctatctctcaccCTCGATGGAATTAGTTTCCGCAGGGAACAACAGAATCGCAAGCATTTTAATGGACAACTCATCGAGCATGAACCTCACGACACTCGATTTGGACAATAATTCCATCACGTCCTTTGAATCGATTGCACATTTACCATCGCTCGTGAACCTCTTTCTATCCAACAACCGGATCGGCCCATTGAACCTCACGAGCTTTGCGAAGTTTACCAAACTCGAACAGCTGGGACTGGAGCGTACGTTCATCTCCAACCTGCAACACGGTACCTTTGCGCAGCAGGAGTCTCTGAAATGGTTAGATCTAAGCTACAATAATCTGGATCGGTTCGATTTCGACATTCTCACATCCTCCACCGCACTGGAGACGATCTTTCTCGACGGCAACCGCCTAAAGTCGGTCAACTTTCAATATCTCAAAAAGACGTTTCCGTCACTCGTGAAGATTGGGCTGTCCGATAACAACTGGAACTGCACATACCTGATCGAGCTCGTGCGATATTGCACCGCACATTCGATCGCGCTGTTCCAATCCCAATCGTCCGTGCAGaaccaaacgaatgtgaaGGGCATCTACTGTTACGACGATAAGAATCCTCTTGCCAACTGGAACGTTACCATGCAGCAGATGCAGCTACTGCATCCACATCTCAACAGTTCCACAGAGGACGGTGCACTGCAGTCGTTGCTGCAGAGCGTGCTGGAAGATGTGCGTCGTTTCAGCGATAGCAATGCAGACGTAGCGAATCAAACCACCAAACTCGATGGCGCAGTGTACGATCTGACAAGGAATCAGTTCGCCCTGCAGAAGGATCTCAACAGCTTGCGGCAGTCGCTGTTCGAGATACGGTTGGCATTGATGTCGAACAGGACGAACGGTAGTGCCGGTGTGGATAATAACGAGTTGCGTCGCATGATCGAGACGGCGAACAATTTAACGCTCGACAAACAGGAACTGAGCGCTAAAACACTCGAGTTCAAGATCTACGAACAGACGTTCAAGGTGGATAAAGCGCTGGAGCTTGCCAAGGAGAACAGTGATAAGATCGCGCTGGTGGCGAAGGGAAAAGGGCCATGTAACTACAACGTTGCTGATTTCAGTGGTGTAAGTTTGCAGGCGcaaaaccaacagcagcagcaacaactttTGCAACAGAGTGCTGCACATGTAAGCGGAGGCAGCGGAGAACATGGGTTGATCATTACAATAGTGGTAATGTTATGTCTCCTGATGGGGGTGAttgtgtttggattttttaaatttaatcgtCGTTTGTTCAACGTCGAACGAAACCGATATGCAAACAGAGACAGTAGTTTGGCAACAATAATTCATGagaatatttga
- the LOC128712344 gene encoding protein artichoke-like, with the protein MEEAKNDYYARKATFYNIIIESLTVPRFQCELYYGLLDVSFVNSTVEELPKQLFDSFNGIQIANLTRSGIKYVNRYSLERAQSLQVLDVSWNALSELTANCFSGATALTKLVLSYNNISSIDNMAFISLINLRILLLTGNKLRSLDSNVFNSLVALQTIYLDSNKLEVIEHDLFAKNVKLQNILLQNNSISVVEHGAFNQPSNLSILSLSNNNLTKLNLSAVEVKKVYLANNKLEEIYLSPSMELVSAGNNRIASILMDNSSSMNLTTLDLDNNSITSFESIAHLPSLVNLFLSNNRIGPLNLTSFAKFTKLEQLGLERTFISNLQHGTFAQQESLKWLDLSYNNLDRFDFDILTSSTALETIFLDGNRLKSVNFQYLKKTFPSLVKIGLSDNNWNCTYLIELVRYCTAHSIALFKSQSSVQNQTNVKGIYCYDDKNPLANWNVTMQQMQLLHPHLNSSTEDGALQSLLQSVLEDVRRFSDSNADVANQTTKLDGAVYDLTRNQFALQKDLNSLRQSLFEIRLALMSNRTNGSAGVDNNELRRMIETANNLTLDKQELSAKTLEFKIYEQTFKVDKAMELAKENSEKIALVAKGKGPCSYNVADFSGVSLQAQNQQQQQQLLQQSAAHVSGGSGEHGLIITIVVMLCLLMGVIVFGFFKFNRRLFNVERNRYANRDSSLATIIHENI; encoded by the exons ATGGAGGAAGCAAAGAATG ATTATTATGCCCGAAAGGCAACATTTTATAACATCATTATTGAAAGCTTAACAGTTCCACGGTTTCAATGTGAGTTGTACTATGGATTATTAGATGTATCGTTTGTAAACTCCACTGTGGAAGAGTTGCCTAAGCAGTTGTTCGACTCATTTAATGGTATACAGATTGCAAATCTCACTCGCAGCGGTATCAAATATGTGAATCGTTACAGTCTCGAAAGGGCCCAATCGCTGCAAGTGCTAGATGTATCGTGGAATGCATTGAGCGAGCTGACCGCGAATTGTTTTTCCGGAGCAACTGCTCTAACCAAACTCGTTTTATCATACAATAATATAAGCTCTATTGATAATATGGCCTTCATTTCGCTGATAAATTTGAGGATTCTTCTGTTGACTGGAAATAAACTTCGCTCATTGGACAGTAACGTTTTCAACTCGCTAGTAGCGTTACAAACCATTTATCTAGACTCCAATAAGCTTGAAGTGATAGAACACGATCTCTTCgccaaaaatgttaaactgCAAAACATTCTTCTGCAAAACAATAGCATCAGCGTGGTCGAGCATGGGGCATTCAATCAACCGTCCAATCTGAGTATTCTTTCATTAAGCAACAATAACCTGACAAAACTCAATCTGAGCGCAGTAGAAGTGAAGAAAGTGTACCTGGCAAACAACAAGCTCGAggaaatctatctctcaccCTCGATGGAATTAGTTTCCGCAGGGAACAACAGAATCGCAAGCATTTTAATGGACAACTCATCGAGCATGAACCTCACGACACTCGATTTGGACAATAATTCCATCACGTCCTTTGAATCGATTGCACATTTACCATCGCTCGTGAACCTCTTTCTATCCAACAACCGGATCGGCCCATTGAACCTCACGAGCTTTGCGAAGTTTACCAAACTCGAACAGCTGGGACTGGAGCGTACGTTCATCTCCAACCTGCAACACGGTACCTTTGCGCAGCAGGAGTCTCTGAAATGGTTAGATCTAAGCTACAATAATCTGGATCGGTTCGATTTCGACATTCTCACATCCTCCACCGCACTGGAGACGATCTTTCTCGACGGCAACCGCCTAAAGTCGGTCAACTTTCAATATCTCAAAAAGACGTTCCCGTCACTCGTGAAGATTGGGCTGTCCGATAACAACTGGAACTGCACATACCTGATCGAGCTCGTGCGATATTGCACCGCACATTCGATCGCGCTGTTCAAATCCCAATCGTCCGTGCAGaaccaaacgaatgtgaaGGGCATCTACTGTTACGACGATAAGAATCCTCTTGCCAACTGGAACGTTACCATGCAGCAGATGCAGCTACTGCATCCACATCTCAACAGTTCCACAGAGGACGGTGCACTGCAGTCGTTGCTGCAGAGCGTGCTGGAAGATGTGCGTCGTTTCAGCGATAGCAATGCAGACGTAGCGAATCAAACCACCAAACTCGATGGCGCAGTGTACGATCTGACAAGGAATCAGTTCGCCCTGCAGAAGGATCTCAACAGCTTGCGGCAGTCGCTGTTCGAGATACGGTTGGCATTGATGTCGAACAGGACGAACGGTAGTGCTGGTGTGGATAATAACGAGTTGCGTCGCATGATCGAGACGGCGAACAATTTAACGCTCGACAAACAGGAACTGAGCGCTAAAACACTCGAGTTCAAGATCTACGAACAGACGTTCAAGGTGGATAAAGCGATGGAGCTTGCCAAGGAGAACAGTGAAAAGATCGCGCTAGTGGCGAAGGGAAAAGGGCCATGTAGCTACAACGTTGCTGATTTCAGTGGTGTAAGTTTGCAGGCGCagaaccaacagcagcagcaacaactttTGCAACAGAGTGCTGCACATGTAAGCGGAGGCAGCGGAGAACATGGGTTGATCATTACAATAGTGGTAATGTTGTGTCTCCTGATGGGGGTGAttgtgtttggattttttaaatttaatcgtCGTTTGTTCAACGTCGAACGAAACCGATATGCAAACAGAGACAGTAGTTTGGCAACAATAATTCATGagaatatttga